A region of Lycium barbarum isolate Lr01 chromosome 3, ASM1917538v2, whole genome shotgun sequence DNA encodes the following proteins:
- the LOC132634288 gene encoding glutathione S-transferase U10-like, with protein sequence MEEESEVTLHGMWISTYAKKVELALKIKGLAFEYVEEDLSNKSSLLLKYNPVYKKVPVLLHHGRPVSESLVILEYIDETWKNEPRFLPDDPYERATVRFWATYCLQISDTMKKAFISAKEMEEGAFDPFFEKLKVIEEGMKDFFPGGRSIIGADNLGLLDIIIVCSLGTYKALEEVLGMKIVDPHRNPFVCSWVTTLLELPLVKETMPPHDKVVSRLEFIKQNGFTF encoded by the exons atggAAGAGGAAAGCGAAGTTACACTACATGGAATGTGGATTAGCACTTACGCAAAGAAAGTGGAGCTGGCTCTAAAAATCAAAGGCCTAGCATTTGAGTATGTGGAAGAAGACTTGAGCAACAAAAGTTCTTTGCTTCTCAAATATAATCCCGTGTATAAGAAGGTTCCAGTATTGCTTCACCATGGAAGACCTGTTTCTGAGTCCCTTGTTATTCTTGAATACATCGATGAAACCTGGAAGAACGAACCTCGATTCTTACCAGATGATCCATATGAAAGAGCCACAGTTCGTTTCTGGGCTACTTACTGCCTTCAG ATATCAGACACCATGAAGAAAGCATTTATTTCAGCCAAAGAGATGGAGGAAGGAGCATTTGATCCCTTCTTTGAGAAACTAAAAGTGATTGAAGAAGGAATGAAAGATTTCTTCCCAGGGGGAAGGTCTATTATCGGTGCTGACAATTTGGGGCTTTTAGATATAATAATTGTGTGTTCACTTGGTACATATAAGGCATTAGAAGAAGTACTTGGGATGAAGATTGTGGATCCTCATAGGAATCCATTTGTATGTTCATGGGTGACCACTTTGCTTGAGCTGCCTCTGGTGAAAGAGACTATGCCTCCACATGACAAGGTTGTTTCAAGACTTGAGTTCATTAAGCAAAATGGCTTTACGTTTTAA